The genomic DNA TTTGCACTTGTTGGTGGGCCAGCAAGACAAGATCATCCTAAAGCTATTGAAGCCCTAAAAAGGTTAAACAGACCATATATGGTTGCACTTCCATTAGTTTTCCAAACCACACAAGAATGGGAAGACAGTGATCTAGGTTTACACCCTGTTCAGGTAGCACTTCAGATTGCAATTCCAGAGCTTGATGGTGCTATTGAACCTATAATTCTTTCAGGTCGCGATGATGCTACAGGTAAGGCTCATACGCTCCAAGATCGAGTTGATGTAATAGCTGAAAGAGCAATAAAGTGGTCAACATTAAGAGTCAAACCAAGAAAGGAAAAAAAATTAGCCATCACAGTATTTAGTTTTCCACCAGACAAAGGAAATGTTGGTACGGCAGCATACTTGAATGTTTTTGGTTCAATTTATAGAGTACTTCTTGAAATGAAATCGAAAGGATATCAAATAGATGAACTTCCAAGTAATTCAAAAGAATTAATGGAAAAAGTAATTAACAACCCTGAAGCGATGGATGGATCTCCAGAGTTAAATATTGCTCATAAGATGTCAGTAAAAGAATACGAAGAGTTCACACCATATTCACAACGACTTGAAGAGAATTGGGGTAAACCTCCTGGGAACCTGAATAGTGACGGACAAAACCTTCTTATCTATGGAAAACATTTTGGAAATGTTTTTATAGGAGTTCAACCTACATTCGGTTATGAAGGTGATCCCATGAGATTGCTCTATTCAAGAAGTGCTAGTCCTCATCATGGTTTTGCTGCTTATTACACGTATGTAGAAAAAATCTGGGGGGCTGATGCTGTTCTCCATTTTGGAACTCACGGCTCACTTGAATTTATGCCTGGGAAGCAGATGGGCATGAGTGAAACTTGCTATCCGGATTCTCTTATTGGATCTTTGCCTAATTTGTATTACTATGCTGCGAATAATCCATCTGAAGCAACAATTGCGAAGAGAAGAGGATACGCTTCAACTATTAGTTATCTTACTCCTCCAGCGGAAAATGCAGGACTCTACAAAGGACTTAAAGAACTAAGTGAACTCGTTGGTTCTTATCAACAATTAAGAGAAAATAGCAGGGGTATTCAAATTGTTAATGCAATAGTTGAGACTTCTAAACAATGTAACCTCGACAAAGATGTTGAGCTTCCTTCAAAAGATGTAGAAGAACTTTCATTAGATGAAAGAGATTTATTTGTTGGTAATGTCTATAAACAATTGATGGAAATTGAAAGTAGATTGTTACCTTGTGGTCTTCATACTATTGGTGAAGCTCCAACAGCAGAAGAAGCTGTTGCAACGCTTGTAAATATTGCATCTTTAGAGAGAGAACAAGAAGGATTAAGATCTCTTCCTGGATTACTTGCAGAATCCATCGGTCTAACTATTGAACAAATTTATGATGGGAATAATAGAGGTGAACTTAAATTTGTAGAATTAAATGAAAAAATCATAAAGACAGCAAGAGAATCCATTTTTGCGATGGTCAACTCTTTAAAAATTGTTGATGGCAGAGTTTATTTAGAAAAATCACTTCTTTCTAAACTTTTCGATTTACTTAAAGTTTTTGGTTTAAATTTACCCACTCCTTGGCTAAGGGTTTGTAAATCAAATGGATTTAATGAAGTTAACCAGAAAGAATTAAATAAATTATTTGATTATTTACTTTTCTGCTTGGAACAAGTCTGTGCAGACAAAGAGATGGATAGCCTTATCAAAGCATTAGATGGTAATTATGTTTTACCAGGACCAGGAGGAGATCCTATAAGAAACCCAGGTGTTTTACCAAGCGGTAAGAACATCCATGCACTTGATCCTCAATCAATTCCAACTACTGCAGCAGTAGCCGCAGCTAAATCAGTAGTTGACAAATTAATTGAAAGACAAAGAGAAGAGCAAGGTATTTGGCCTGAAACAATTGCATGCGTTTTATGGGGTACTGACAACATCAAAACCTATGGAGAATCTCTCGCACAAATCTTATGGTTTGTAGGGGTAAAACCAAAGCCAGACTCTGTGGGAAGAATAAACAAATTGGAATTGATTCCATTAGAAGAATTAGGAAGACCAAGAATAGATGTAGTAGTAAATTGTTCTGGTGTGTTTAGAGACCTATTTATAAATCAAATGGCATTAATAGACCAGGCAGTCAAATTAGCTGCTGAGGCTGATGAGCCTTTGGAGTCAAATTTTGTTAGAAAACACTCATTAGAGCAGGCAGAAAAAGAAGGTACTTCAATTAGGGAAGCATATTCGAGAGTATTCTCAAATGCTAGTGGTAGCTACAGTTCAAATGTTAATTTAGCCGTGGAAAATTCAACTTGGGAAGAAGAAAATGAGTTACAAGAGATGTATTTATCTCGTAAGACATATGCTTTCAATGCTGATAATCCAGGAGAAATGAATCAAAAAAGAGATGTATTTGAATCTGTTATGAAAACAGCAGATGTTACATTCCAGAACCTTGATTCCTCAGAAATTTCTCTAACAGATGTAAGTCATTATTTTGATTCTGATCCAACAAAATTAATAAAAACACTAAGAGATGATGGCAAAGAGCCTAGTAGTTACATAGCAGATACTACTACTTCTAACGCTCAAGTTAGGACACTTGGAGAGACTATTAGATTAGACTCAAGAACTAAACTTCTAAATCCCAAATGGTATGAAGGTATGCTCAAATCTGGTTATGAGGGAGTAAGAGAGCTTTCCAATAGACTTAATTACACACTTGGTTGGAGTGCGACGAGTGGTCAAGTAGATAATTTTGTATATGAAGAAACTAATGAAACATTTATAAATGATGAAGAAATGAGGAAAAGACTAATGGATCTAAATCCCAATAGTTTTAGAAGAATAGTAGGGACTTTACTAGAAGTTAATGGTAGAGGATATTGGGAAACATCAGAAGAAAATATAGAACAGTTAAAAGAACTTTACCAAGAAGTAGAGGATAAAATTGAAGGTGTAAAAGAATAATAATCTTTCTATTTCCGATAGATTTTATCGGCAACTTTTAGAATTTGAGAGTTCATTCTTACATTATGAACTCTCACTATATCGATATTAAAATGAGAACAGATGCAACTTATTGCTAGAGTGCCAATATCCCTTTCCTTGGGATTTTCTTCATTTAGGATTTCCCCTATGAATCTTTTCCTTGAGGCACCAATCAAGATTGGTAAGTTTAATTCCTTAAATACATTCAAGTTTCTTAAAATTTCCAGATTTTGATTTATATCTTTTGAAAAACCAATCCCTGGATCCACAATTATATTTTTTTTAGATATTCTTTTATCTAAAGCATTTTCTATCAAAGTCTCAAGAGAA from Prochlorococcus marinus str. GP2 includes the following:
- a CDS encoding magnesium chelatase subunit H translates to MFTQVRSANRRVSPVEDNKHKVVIKAVYVVLEPQYQNSLTEAAKSINNMNGPIGIDLSGYLIEELRNDSNFEDFKEDIANADIFIASLIFIEDLAQKVVDAVSPFKDKLKASIVFPSMPEVMRLNKLGSFSMAQLGQSKSIIGDLIKKKKESDGASFQDSMLKLLNTLPSILKYLPVEKAQDARTFILSFQYWLGGTTENLKNFLLMISEKYAVSEIIKDQIEEFKIQDPETFPDLGIWHPLAPCMFESLKEYQNWENNRKDINPKDDKTPTIGLVLQRSHIVTGDDAHYVAVIQELEYRGARVLPIFCGGLDFSKPVNEFYYDSINKDQPIVDGVVSLTGFALVGGPARQDHPKAIEALKRLNRPYMVALPLVFQTTQEWEDSDLGLHPVQVALQIAIPELDGAIEPIILSGRDDATGKAHTLQDRVDVIAERAIKWSTLRVKPRKEKKLAITVFSFPPDKGNVGTAAYLNVFGSIYRVLLEMKSKGYQIDELPSNSKELMEKVINNPEAMDGSPELNIAHKMSVKEYEEFTPYSQRLEENWGKPPGNLNSDGQNLLIYGKHFGNVFIGVQPTFGYEGDPMRLLYSRSASPHHGFAAYYTYVEKIWGADAVLHFGTHGSLEFMPGKQMGMSETCYPDSLIGSLPNLYYYAANNPSEATIAKRRGYASTISYLTPPAENAGLYKGLKELSELVGSYQQLRENSRGIQIVNAIVETSKQCNLDKDVELPSKDVEELSLDERDLFVGNVYKQLMEIESRLLPCGLHTIGEAPTAEEAVATLVNIASLEREQEGLRSLPGLLAESIGLTIEQIYDGNNRGELKFVELNEKIIKTARESIFAMVNSLKIVDGRVYLEKSLLSKLFDLLKVFGLNLPTPWLRVCKSNGFNEVNQKELNKLFDYLLFCLEQVCADKEMDSLIKALDGNYVLPGPGGDPIRNPGVLPSGKNIHALDPQSIPTTAAVAAAKSVVDKLIERQREEQGIWPETIACVLWGTDNIKTYGESLAQILWFVGVKPKPDSVGRINKLELIPLEELGRPRIDVVVNCSGVFRDLFINQMALIDQAVKLAAEADEPLESNFVRKHSLEQAEKEGTSIREAYSRVFSNASGSYSSNVNLAVENSTWEEENELQEMYLSRKTYAFNADNPGEMNQKRDVFESVMKTADVTFQNLDSSEISLTDVSHYFDSDPTKLIKTLRDDGKEPSSYIADTTTSNAQVRTLGETIRLDSRTKLLNPKWYEGMLKSGYEGVRELSNRLNYTLGWSATSGQVDNFVYEETNETFINDEEMRKRLMDLNPNSFRRIVGTLLEVNGRGYWETSEENIEQLKELYQEVEDKIEGVKE